A portion of the Cryptomeria japonica chromosome 5, Sugi_1.0, whole genome shotgun sequence genome contains these proteins:
- the LOC131058849 gene encoding probable L-gulonolactone oxidase 4 has protein sequence MRVTVSVAMTTSIIFLVLCVSLQYFCITTLASQATCAPPPAIECKSNACDVFNYQGVWDDRGICKAQNSAWPTSEAELVQAVANAVKNKQRIKVVSKLSHSEPKLVCVGSEGLIISTQNYASVIEVNKTAMTIRVQAGALMSDVLEAAAKEGLALNAMIYWSGVSAAGVISTGAHDSGLVGKGSGVYEYVVAMRLVVPASPSQGYAKVISLTEADEELNAARLSLGTLGAISELTFALQPMYKRSISTVVKDDTDLEYEAESFLRAHEFADINWIPSHGKAVYIPIDRHPVNVPGDGLNSIIGSASSVVDIERKAADYEAIQDRADVEAICSVLINETLDLAINGSGFLNDGKRFTGYPVIGFNHHMQTSGGCQAGRYSVACTPTSILDKNETVCSWDRRIYATLYFGVELRVPVSRLPQVIKDVKRIRDLNPQKLCDMSGIFMRSIKKSDAYLGPKEDVVTLDMMNYRSRAVGTPKWNEDVYEEIEQMIIEKHGGVLHWGKSGGYLFQGLAKRATNLEKFMEVKKKFDSSGLFSNEWTDGLFGIGGGSLEIFRDGCALDKVCKCREDSHCAPQKGYFCKPGKVWKKARVCTKLN, from the exons ATGCGTGTAACTGTGTCAGTTGCGATGACCACATCCATCATTTTCCTGGTCCTGTGTGTGTCGCTGCAGTACTTTTGCATAACAACGTTGGCTTCTCAGGCAACCTGTGCGCCGCCTCCTGCAATTGAATGCAAAAGCAATGCATGCGACGTCTTCAATTACCAAGGCGTTTGGGACGACCGTGGGATTTGTAAAGCTCAGAATTCTGCATGGCCCACATCAGAAGCAGAGCTTGTGCAAGCTGTTGCGAATGCAGTGAAAAACAAGCAACGAATCAAAGTTGTGAGCAAGCTGTCTCACAGTGAGCCAAAACTGGTGTGCGTGGGAAGCGAAGGCCTCATCATATCCACCCAAAACTATGCCTCTGTAATTGAAGTGAATAAGACCGCCATGACAATTAGGGTTCAGGCAGGAGCGCTGATGAGCGACGTTCTGGAGGCGGCCGCCAAGGAAGGGTTGGCTCTGAACGCCATGATTTACTGGAGCGGCGTCTCCGCCGCCGGCGTTATCTCCACCGGCGCCCATGACAGCGGCCTCGTTGGAAAAGGCAGTGGCGTTTATGAGTATGTGGTTGCAATGAGATTAGTTGTTCCTGCTTCTCCCTCCCAAGGCTATGCAAAGGTGATCAGCTTGACAGAAGCAGACGAGGAATTGAATGCTGCCAGATTGTCTCTGGGCACTCTTGGAGCGATTTCCGAACTCACATTCGCTTTGCAGCCAATGTACAAGCGCTCCATTTCGACCGTGGTGAAGGATGACACCGATCTGGAATATGAAGCCGAGAGTTTCCTGAGAGCTCATGAATTTGCAGACATAAACTGGATTCCCTCACACGGGAAGGCGGTTTATATTCCCATTGATCGACACCCAGTCAATGTTCCAGGAGATGGCCTCAACTCTATAATTGGCAGCGCCAGCAGTGTAGTCGACATCGAAAGAAAAGCGGCAGATT ATGAAGCAATCCAAGATAGGGCAGACGTTGAAGCTATATGCAGTGTACTCATAAACGAGACACTTGACCTTGCAATTAATGGTAGCGGCTTTCTCAATGATGGAAAACGCTTTACGGGGTACCCGGTAATAGGATTCAATCACCACATGCAAACGTCTGGTGGCTGCCAAGCAGGAAGATACTCTGTGGCTTGCACTCCCACATCAATTTTAGATAAAAATGAGACCGTCTGTTCCTGGGATCGACGAATATACGCTACCTTATACTTTGGTGTGGAACTAAGAGTGCCTGTATCTCGTTTGCCCCAAGTAATAAAGGATGTGAAGAGGATAAGGGATTTGAATCCTCAAAAATTGTGTGACATGTCAGGAATATTTATGCGCTCTATTAAGAAATCTGATGCGTATTTGGGACCTAAGGAGGATGTGGTGACATTAGACATgatgaattataggtcaagggcgGTCGGTACACCCAAGTGGAATGAAGATGTCTATGAAGAGATTGAACAGATGATAATTGAGAAGCATGGTGGCGTGTTACATTGGGGCAAATCAGGGGGTTACCTGTTTCAAGGACTAGCTAAGAGGGCAACTAATTTAGAAAAGTTCATGGAGgtgaagaagaaatttgattcgTCCGGACTATTTTCTAATGAATGGACAGATGGTCTGT
- the LOC131057670 gene encoding probable L-gulonolactone oxidase 4 — MRVTVSVAMTTSIIFLVLCVSLQYFCITTLASQATCAPPPAIECKSNACDVFNYQGVWDDRGICKAQNSAWPTSEAELVQAVANAVKNKQRIKVVSKLSHSEPKLVCVGSEGLIISTQNYASVIEVNKTAMTIRVQAGALMSDVLEAAAKEGLALNAMIYWSGVSAAGVISTGAHDSGLVGKGSGVYEYVVAMRLVVPASPSQGYAKVISLTEADEELNAARLSLGTLGAISELTFALQPMYKRSISTVVKDDTDLEYEAESFLRAHEFADINWIPSHGKAVYIPIDRHPVNVPGDGLNSIIGSASSVVDIERKAADYEAIQDRADVEAICSVLINETLDLAINGSGFLNDGKRFTGYPVIGFNHHMQTSGGCQAGRYSVACTPTSILDKNETVCSWDRRIYATLYFGVELRVPVSRLPQVIKDVKRIRDLNPQKLCDMSGIFMRSIKKSDAYLGPKEDVVTLVMMNYRSRAVGTPKWNEDVYEEIEQMIIEKHGGVLHWGKSGGYLFQGLAKRATNLEKFMEVKKKFDSSGLFSNEWTDGLFGIGGGSLEIFRDGCALDKVCKCREDSHCAPQKGYFCKPGKVWKKARVCTKLN; from the exons ATGCGTGTAACTGTGTCAGTTGCGATGACCACATCCATCATTTTCCTGGTCCTGTGTGTGTCGCTGCAGTACTTTTGCATAACAACGTTGGCTTCTCAGGCAACCTGTGCGCCGCCTCCTGCAATTGAATGCAAAAGCAATGCATGCGACGTCTTCAATTACCAAGGCGTTTGGGACGACCGTGGGATTTGTAAAGCTCAGAATTCTGCATGGCCCACATCAGAAGCAGAGCTTGTGCAAGCTGTTGCGAATGCAGTGAAAAACAAGCAACGAATCAAAGTTGTGAGCAAGCTGTCTCACAGTGAGCCAAAACTGGTGTGCGTGGGAAGCGAAGGCCTCATCATATCCACCCAAAACTATGCCTCTGTAATTGAAGTGAATAAGACCGCCATGACAATTAGGGTTCAGGCAGGAGCGCTGATGAGCGACGTTCTGGAGGCGGCCGCCAAGGAAGGGTTGGCTCTGAACGCCATGATTTACTGGAGCGGCGTCTCCGCCGCCGGCGTTATCTCCACCGGCGCCCATGACAGCGGCCTCGTTGGAAAAGGCAGTGGCGTTTATGAGTATGTGGTTGCAATGAGATTAGTTGTTCCTGCTTCTCCCTCCCAAGGCTATGCAAAGGTGATCAGCTTGACAGAAGCAGACGAGGAATTGAATGCTGCCAGATTGTCTCTGGGCACTCTTGGAGCGATTTCCGAACTCACATTCGCTTTGCAGCCAATGTACAAGCGCTCCATTTCGACCGTGGTGAAGGATGACACCGATCTGGAATATGAAGCCGAGAGTTTCCTGAGAGCTCATGAATTTGCAGACATAAACTGGATTCCCTCACACGGGAAGGCGGTTTATATTCCCATTGATCGACACCCAGTCAATGTTCCAGGAGATGGCCTCAACTCTATAATTGGCAGCGCCAGCAGTGTAGTCGACATCGAAAGAAAAGCGGCAGATT ATGAAGCAATCCAAGATAGGGCAGACGTTGAAGCTATATGCAGTGTACTCATAAACGAGACACTTGACCTTGCAATTAATGGTAGCGGCTTTCTCAATGATGGAAAACGCTTTACGGGGTACCCGGTAATAGGATTCAATCACCACATGCAAACGTCTGGTGGCTGCCAAGCAGGAAGATACTCTGTGGCTTGCACTCCCACATCAATTTTAGATAAAAATGAGACCGTCTGTTCCTGGGATCGACGAATATACGCTACCTTATACTTTGGTGTGGAACTAAGAGTGCCTGTATCTCGTTTGCCCCAAGTAATAAAGGATGTGAAGAGGATAAGGGATTTGAATCCTCAAAAATTGTGTGACATGTCAGGAATATTTATGCGCTCTATTAAGAAATCTGATGCGTATTTGGGACCTAAGGAGGATGTGGTGACATTAGTCATgatgaattataggtcaagggcgGTCGGTACACCCAAGTGGAATGAAGATGTCTATGAAGAGATTGAACAGATGATAATTGAGAAGCATGGTGGCGTGTTACATTGGGGCAAATCAGGGGGTTACCTGTTTCAAGGACTAGCTAAGAGGGCAACTAATTTAGAAAAGTTCATGGAGgtgaagaagaaatttgattcgTCCGGACTATTTTCTAATGAATGGACAGATGGTCTGTTTGGGATCGGGGGAGGAAGTTTAGAGATTTTCAGGGATGGGTGCGCATTGGACAAAGTTTGCAAGTGTAGAGAGGACAGTCATTGTGCTCCCCAAAAAGGGTACTTCTGCAAACCGGGAAAGGTTTGGAAGAAGGCACGTGTTTGCACAAAACTCAATTAA